The Onychomys torridus chromosome 4, mOncTor1.1, whole genome shotgun sequence genome includes a window with the following:
- the LOC118582163 gene encoding LOW QUALITY PROTEIN: RNA-binding protein 5-like (The sequence of the model RefSeq protein was modified relative to this genomic sequence to represent the inferred CDS: inserted 3 bases in 2 codons): MGSDKRVSRTERSGRYGSIIDRDDRDKCESRSRRRDSDYKRSSDNRRGDRYDDYRDYDSPERERERRNSDRSENGYHSDGDYREHDYRPDISDERESKTIMLRGLPITITERDIREMMEFFEGPQPADVRLMKRKTGVSRGFAFVEFYHLQDATSWMEANQKKLVIQGKHIAMHSSNPRPKFEDWLCNKCCLNNFRKRLKCFRCGADKFDSEQEVPPGTTDSVQSVDYYCDTIILRNIALHTVVDPIMTALSPCASLAVNNIRLIKDKQTQQNRGFVFVQLSSAMDASQLLQILQSLQPPLKTDGKTIGVDFAKSARKDVVLPDGNHVSAFSVASTAIAAAQWSSTQSQSGEGGNVDYSYMQPGQDGYTQYTQYXQDYQQFYQQQAGGLESEASSTSGTAVTTTSSAVVSQSPQLYNQTSNPPGSPTEEAQPSTSTSTQAPAASPAGVVPGTKYAVPDPSTYQYDESSGYYYDPTTGLYYDPNSQHYYNSLTQQCLYRDGEKETYIPAAESSANQQTGLPSTEEGKEKKEKPKSKTAQQIAEDMERWAKSLNKQKEKFKNSFQPVNSLREEERRESAAAAAGFALFEKKGALAERQQLIPEIVRNGDEENPLKRGLVAAYSGDSDNEEELVERLESEEETLADWKKMACLLCRPQFPNRDALVRHQQLSDLHKQNMDIYQRSRLSEQELEALELREREMKYRDRAAERREKYGIPEPPEPKRKKQFDAGTVNYEQPAKDGIDHSNIGNKMLQAMGWREGSGLGRKCQGXTAPIEAQVRLKGAGLGAKGSAYGLSGADSYKDAVRKAMFARFTEME; this comes from the exons ATGGGTTCAGACAAAAGAGTGAGTAGAACAGAACGTAGTGGAAGATATGGTTCTATTATAGACAGAGATGACCGTGATAAATGTGAAtctagaagcaggaggagggactCAGATTATAAAAGATCAAGTGATAATCGGAGAGGTGATAGATATGATGACTATCGAGACTATGATAGTCCAGAGAGAGAACGTGAAAGAAGGAACAGTGACCGGTCTGAAAATGGCTACCATTCAGATGGTGACTATAGAGAGCATGATTATAGACCTGACATCAGTgatgaaagagaaagcaagaccATCATGCTACGTGGCCTTCCTATCACCATCACAGAGAGAGATATTCGAGAAATGATGGAGTTCTTTGAAGGCCCTCAGCCTGCAGATGTGAGGTTGATGAAGAGGAAAACAGGTGTAAGCCGTGGTTTCGCCTTTGTGGAGTTTTATCACTTGCAAGATGCTACCAGCTGGATGGAAGCCAATCAGAAAAAATTGGTGATTCAAGGAAAGCACATTGCAATGCATTCTAGCAATCCCAGACCTAAGTTTGAAGATTGGCTTTGTAACAAGTGCTGCCTTAACAATTTCAGGAAAAGACTAAAATGCTTCCGATGTGGAGCAGACAAGTTTGACTCTGAACAGGAAGTGCCGCCTGGAACTACAGATTCAGTTCAGTCTGTGGATTACTACTGTGACACAATTATTCTTCGGAACATAGCTCTGCACACTGTGGTGGATCCCATCATGACAGCACTGTCTCCCTGTGCATCTTTAGCTGTCAATAACATTCGCCTCATAAAGGATAAACAGACACAACAGAACAGAGGCTTTGTGTTTGTGCAGCTGTCTTCTGCAATGGATGCTTCTCAGCTGCTTCAGATACTACAGAGTCTCCAGCCACCATTGAAAACTGATGGGAAAACTATTGGGGTTGATTTTGCAAAAAGTGCCAGAAAAGATGTAGTCCTTCCTGATGGGAACCATGTCAGCGCCTTTTCTGTAGCTAGCACGGCCATTGCTGCCGCTCAGTGGTCATCCACCCAGTCTCAGAGTGGTGAAGGAGGCAATGTTGACTACAGTTACATGCAGCCAGGCCAGGATGGCTATACACAGTACACTCAGTA TCAGGATTACCAGCAGTTTTATCAGCAACAAGCTGGAGGACTGGAATCTGAGGCATCATCTACATCAGGCACAGCAGTGACTACCACCTCATCAGCTGTAGTGTCCCAGAGTCCCCAACTCTATAATCAGACCTCCAACCCGCCTGGCTCTCCAACTGAGGAAGCACAGCCTAGCACTAGCACAAGTACACAGGCCCCAGCTGCTTCCCCTGCTGGTGTAGTTCCTGGTACCAAATATGCGGTACCTGACCCGTCTACTTATCAATATGATGAATCTTCAGGATATTATTATGATCCCACAACAGGGCTCTACTATGACCCTAACTCACAACACTACTATAATTCCTTAACACAGCAGTGCTTGTACcgggatggagagaaggagacCTACATACCAGCTGCAGAGTCTAGCGCTAACCAGCAGACGGGCCTGCCTTCcacagaagagggaaaggaaaagaaagaaaaacccaagaGCAAAACAGCTCAACAGATTGCCGAAGACATGGAACGCTGGGCTAAGagtttaaataaacagaaagaaaaatttaaaaacagctttCAACCTGTCAATTCATTGAGAGAAGAAGAACGGAGAGAatctgcagcagcagctgctggctTTGCTCTCTTTGAGAAGAAGGGTGCCTTAGCTGAAAGGCAGCAACTCATCCCCGAAATTGTACGAAACGGAGATGAAGAAAACCCCCTTAAAAGAGGTCTGGTTGCTGCCTACAGTGGTGACAGTGACAATGAAGAAGAGCTGGTAGAGAGACTTGAGAGTGAGGAAGAGACACTAGCCGACTGGAAGAAGATGGCCTGCCTGCTCTGCCGGCCTCAGTTCCCAAACAGAGATGCCTTGGTCAGGCACCAGCAGCTCTCCGACTTACACAAGCAAAACATGGACATCTACCAAAGATCCAGGCTGAGCGAACAGGAATTGGAAGCCTTGGAGCTAAGGGAGAGGGAGATGAAATACCGAGATCGGGCTGCAGAAAGACGAGAGAAGTATGGAATTCCAGAACCTCCAGAGCCCAAACGCAAGAAGCAGTTTGATGCTGGCACTGTGAATTACGAGCAGCCCGCCAAAGATGGCATTGATCACAGTAACATTGGCAACAAGATGCTGCAGGCCATGGGCTGGCGGGAAGGCTCGGGCTTAGGAAGAAAGTGTCAAG TCACAGCTCCCATTGAGGCTCAAGTCCGACTAAAAGGAGCTGGCTTAGGAGCCAAAGGCAGTGCCTATGGGTTGTCAGGTGCCGATTCCTACAAAGATGCTGTTCGGAAGGCCATGTTTGCCCGGTTCACTGAGATGGAGTGA